The DNA sequence GATCCACCAGGTGGCGTAGGTGGAGAACTTGTAGCCGCGGGCGTAGTCGAACTTCTCGACGGCGCGGATCAGTCCGAGGTTCCCCTCCTGGACCAGATCGAGCATGGTCAGTCCGCGGCCGACGTAGCGCTTGGCCACGGAGACGACGAGCCGCAGGTTCGACTCGATGAGGCGGCGTTTGGCCATCCGGCCCATGACCACGAGCTTGTCGAGGTCGAGGGTGAGCTGCAGGTCCAGCGGGGCTCCGCTGCCGAGCTTCTCCTCCGCGAACAGGCCCGCTTCCACGCGCCGCGCGAGCTCGACCTCCTCCTCGGCGGTGAGCAGCGGGATCCTGCCTATCTCGCGCAGGTACTGCCGGAAGAGGTCGGCGGACGGTCCCGCTCCGCCGGAGCCTTCCGCCGGGCGCTTGCGCGGCGTGGGCACCTTCTCCAGCAGCTCCGGGCCCTCCAACTCCTCAGCCCCTTCGGCCTCCTCGGCCTCCTCCTCGTGCATGGCGTCGGCCTCGGCCTCGGGCTCGGGCTCTTCGGCCGCGGGCACTCCGGCGGGCGGGCTGACGGTGACGGTCAAGCTCTGGGTCTGCACGGGGGCGACCTCCACAGGGCTCCGAGGACGGGTGCACCGCACCTCAGTGTGGGGTACGACACATCGCTGCCACGAGGGGCGTGCGACCACTTTCTGGGTCCGGTGCGTGACCCATGGTTACCCCTGGACCAGAACCCCGATGCGGATCGGACGCATGTCCGAGGAGGACGGGGCCCCCGGCTCCGACGTGTGGGGGAGCCGGGCGGGTGCGATGCTGATCAGCACGATCACCGGTCCAGCCCCCTGGAGGTGTCCGTGCCGCACTCGAACCCGCCTCCGGGGTGGCGTCCCCGGGACAGCCACCCGCCGGCCGGGCCCCTGACGCCCCCACCCGCTCCGCCGACGCGGCGCAGGACCGCGGTGATCGTGGCCCTCGGACTGTTCGCCGGGGTGATCGCCGTGGCCCTGACCGGTCTGCTGATCACCACCATCGGTCCGGGTGGCGACGGTACGAAGGACCGCGACGGGGAGAGTTCCCCGGCCGCGACACCCGTCACCGTGGCGTCCCGGTCACAGGCGCCCCCCTCCCGGGCGCCCAGCTCTCGGGCGCCCGACTCCCTGGCCCCCGACTCCCGGGGGCCCGGCTCCCCGGCGCCCGAGCCGCGGACCGAACGCGACCGGGGGCCCGTCCACGACGTGAAGATCGACTCGTGCGGGGTGGACCCCACCACGCGCTGGCCCTCCGCCGGGCTGACCATCACCAACAGCGGCGAGCGGACCACCACCTACATCGCGAGCATCGAGTTCCTCGGCCCCACCGGGACCCGGCTGGCCGAGGGCGCGGGCATCAGCAACAGCCTGGCGCCCGGGCAGCGGGCCGAAGTGAAGGCCGGAGCTCTCGCCCGGCTGACGGAGGACGAGATCACCTGCAAGGTGATCAAGGTGGACCGGATCGCGCCCCGAGGCGGGCCGACGCGGACCGCCCTACGCCGGCTCGACGCGGACCGCGCAGACCTTGAACTCCGGCATGCGGGACACCGGGTCCAGCGCCGGGTTGGTCAGGGTGTTGGCGCGGCCCTCGCCCGGCCAGTGGAAGGGCATGAAGACCGTGTCCGCGCGGATGGTGTCCGTGATGCGGGCCGGGGCGACGGCGCGGCCGCGGCGGGAGGTGACCGCGAGGGGGGCTCCGTCGACCGCGCCGATGCGGGCCGCGAGGCGGGGGTGGAGTTCCACGAAGGGGCCCGGGGCGGCTTCGTTGAGCTCGTCCACCCGGCGGGTCTGCGCGCCCGACTGGTACTGGGCGACCACCCGGCCGGTGGTGAGGAGGAGCGGGTACTCGGCGTCCGGGACCTCGGCGGCTTCGCGGTGGGTGACGGGCACGAAGCGGGCCCGGCCGTCCTCGGTGGCGAAGCGGTCCAGGAAGAGCCGCGGGGTGCCGGGGTGTTCCTCCCCCGCCGAGCCGGCCTCCGCAGAGCCGGCCTCCCCCGGGCGTGAGGGAGAGGGGCAGGGCCAGAAGACGCCCTGCTCCGCTTCGATGCGGGCGTACGTGATGCCCGAGTAGTCCGCCGGTCCGCCGGCCGAGGCGCGGCGCAGTTCCTCGAAGACCTCCTCCGCGTCGGTCGGGAAGGCCTTCGGCATGCCCAGCCGGGTGGCCAGACCGTGCAGGACCTCCAGGTCGGAGCGGACCCCCGGCGGCGGGGTGAGGGCCCGGCGACGGAGCAGGACGCGGCCCTCCAGGTTGGTGGTGGTGCCGGTCTCCTCCGCCCACTGGGTGACCGGGAGGACCACGTCGGCCAGGGCCGCCGTCTCGGACAGGACCACGTCGGCCACGGCCAGGAAGTCCAGGGAGCGGATGCGCCCCTCTATGTGGCCGGCGCGGGGGGCGGAGACCACCGGGTTGGAGCCCATCAGGAGGAGGGCCTTGACGTCCGAGCCCAGCGCGTCGAGGAGTTCGTACGCACTGCGGCCCGGGCCGGGGAGGCTGTCGGGGTCGATCCCCCAGACCCCGGCGACGTGGGCCCGGGCCGCCGGGTCGGTCAGCTTGCGGTAGCCGGGGAGCTGGTCGGCCTTCTGGCCGTGCTCGCGGCCGCCCTGGCCGTTGCCCTGGCCGGTGAGGCAGCCGTAGCCGGAGAGCGGGCGGCCGGCCCGGCCGGTGGCGAGGCAGAGGTTGATCCAGGCTCCGACGGTGTCGACGCCCTTGGACTGTTGCTCGGGGCCGCGCGCGGTGAGCACCATCGCGGATTCGGGCGCGCAGAACAGGGCGACCGCCTCGCGGAGTTTGGGGACCGGCACGCCGGTGATCCGCTCCACCAGCTCCGGCCAGTGCGCCATGGCGCCCGCGCGGGCCTCCTCCCAGCCGGTGGTGCGCTCGGCGATGAACTCCTCGTCGGTGTGGCCGCCCGCGACCACGAGGTGCAGCAGGCCGAGCGCCAGCGCCAGGTCCGTGCCCGGGCGCGGGGCCAGGTGCAGGTCGGCCTGTTCGGCGGTGCGCGTGCGGCGCGGGTCCACCACGATCAACGTGCCGCCGTTCTCGCGGAGTTCCCGGAAGAAGCGCAGCGCGGGCGGCATGGTGTCGGCGGGGTTGGAGCCGACGAGGATGACGCAGCCGGTCCGGGGGATGTCCTCCAGCGGGAAGGGCAGCCCCCGGTCGAGCCCGAAGGCCCGCTGGTGCGCGGCGGCGGCGGAGGACATGCAGAACCGGCCGTTGTAGTCGATCTGCGAGGTCCCCAGCGCGATGCGGGCGAACTTTCCGAGGGCGTACGCCTTCTCGTTGGTCAGCCCGCCGCCGCCGAACACCCCGACCGCGTCCGCCCCGTACGACCGCCGCGTGCGGGCGAGGCCCTCGGCGACGGCGTCGAGGGCCTCCTCCCAGGTGGCCGGCTCCAGCCGCCCTGCGTGGGTGCGGACGAGCGGCTCGGTGAGGCGCACCCGGGAGGAGAGCACGGCGGGGGCGGTGCGGCCCTTGCCGCACAGCGCACCCCGGTTCACGGGGAAGTCGGCCCGCTCCTCCACTGCCACGCCGCCGACCGCGCCCGGTTCGGGGCGGAGGTTCATGCCGCACTGCAGCGCGCAGTATGGACAGTGCGTGGCGGTAACGGAGTCCGAGGTGTGCATGGAGCCCAGCGTGCGTCGGCGGTGTTACGCGGGCCGCCGCCTCCCGTTACATCTCCGCGTGCTCCGCCTCAGCGCGGCCCGCCGGCTCCGGTGAGGCCCTGCGCAGCGGGGGGTGGTCGAGGATCTCCACGTACACGATCCGGTCGTCGACGACGTCGAGGATCAGCATGCCCCGCTCGGGGAGCAGGGGCACGTTGCGGTGGCCCGGCCCGTAGGGCGTGCCCGGCGGATGCGGATGGGTCCGGAAGCTCTGGCAGGAGTCGTCGCCGCAGCCGCAGTCCGCGACGATGCGGAGGTCGTGGGCGCAGATGGCGAGTTCGTGCTCGCCCTCCGCGTCCAGCAGCTTCACGAGCTCGGACGTCAGCTCGGGGAAGACCTCGCGTACGAGGGGTGCGTCGTGTTCCACGGGGCGGACCGTAGCCCGGGACCCGGGCGGCGGGCACCCGAATATCCGCCGGGGCTCCGGAGCCGGGTCAGCGCCGGAGCCGGGGTCAGCGCCGGGGCCGGGTCACTGGCCCGTCAGGTACTTCACCGTGAGGCCGGCCGTCCAGCCTCCGTCGACCGCGAGCTCGGCGCCGGTCATGTAGCCGGCGGCGTCCGAGAGGAGGAAGACGACGGCGGCGGCGATCTCCTCGGGGAGGCCGACGCGGCCGAGGGGGGCGCCGGGGTAGTTGCCCTCGCCCGCCTGAATGCCGACCGGGGCCGTCATCGGGGTGAGCGTCATGCCGGGGTGTACGGAGTTGACGCGGATCCGGGATTCCGCGAGCTCCACCGCGCCGATCTTCGACAGTCCGCGCACGCCCCACTTGGAGGCTCCGTAGCCGGCGGTCAGGGCGAGGCCGGTGAGCCCGGCGGCGGAGGAGATGTTGACGATGGAGCCGCCGCCGTTCTCCCGCATCAGCGGGATCGCGGCCTTGATGCCGATGAAGACGCCGACGAGGTTGATCTCGACGACCTTGCGGAAGTGCTCGACGCTCTCGTGCTCCAGGAGCTGGCCGGTGGCGATGCCGGCGTTGTTGACCAGTCCGTCGATGCGGCCGAACTCGGCGAGGGCGAAGGCGAGGGCCGCGTCCCAGTCGGATTCGCTGGTCACGTCGTGGCGCAGGAAGCGCGCCGCTTCGCCGATCTCGGCCGCCGTCGCGGCGCCCTCGGCCTCCAGGACGTCGGTGATCAGCACCTTGCCGCCGCCGTCCACGACGGCCTGCGCGGCCGCCGCGCCGAGGCCACGGGCCCCACCGGTGATGACGACGACCTTGCCGCTCAGATCCACAACAGCCACGGTTCCACACCCCTGACGCACACGACGGACACGACGGACAGCTGACAGCTGACAGCTCTGCGGGCCGGATAGCCCTAAGAGCTATATGACTAATCGGAATACACCGATCGCGGCGTCAGTCTGCCAGAGAGGCCAGCGCCCGCGACACCCCCTCCTCCTTCGGCCCCAGGAACCGCGGCTGCGGCTCGAAGACCGCGTCCAGTGCCGCCTTGCCCGCCGCGAAGACCTCGCGGGCCCCGCCGTAGTACCAGGTCGCGTCGTGCACGTCGGACACCCCGACCCCGTACGAGTCCACGCCCGCGGCCCGGCACAGCGCGACGGCCCGGCGGATGTGGAACCCCTGGCTGATCAGTACCGCCCGGTGCACGCCGAAGACCTCCCGGGCCCGGACGCAGGAGTCCCACGAGTCGAAGCCGGCGTAGTCGCTGACGACACGGGCGTCGGGCACCCCGTGGCCCGTCAGGTACGCGCGCATCGCGTCGGGCTCGTCGTAGTCGGTACGGCTGTTGTCGCCCGTGACCAGGACGACCTTGACCTTCCCCGCACGGTAGAGCTCGACGGCGGCGTCGAGCCGGCGCGCGAGGTACGGGGTGGGCCTGCCGTTCCACAACCCGGCGCCGAAGACCACGGCCACCTCGGCGGCGGGCGCGTCGGCGGTGGTGCGCAGCCGGGGCCCGGCGGACGCGTGCGTCCACGCCGAGGGCAGCAGGGCCAGCACGCAGCCCGCCATCACCACCTGCACGACGCGCCGCCGGGCCCGTACGGTCCGGGGCGGCGTGACCCGTACGGCCTTCAGCCGCTCCCATGCCGCCCCTGGCAGACCTCGTACCGTTGCGCGCCTCAATGCGATCCCCCCACTGGTCCTGCTGCCGGTTTTGCTGTCGGTTTTGCTGTCGGTCCTGTCGTCTACGGACGCACGGGCGGTCCCGGCGGTTTCCCCAGGTCGCGACGGTGCCCGGCCGTTCCCCGCCCCCGGCCTCAAGCCAGGCACCGCACCGCCGGGTGCGGCTGTCCGTACAGGGCCGGCAGGTGCAGGGCGAGGGCGAGCAGCAGGGCGCCGGTCCAGCAGAGCCGAGCGCGCCCCGAGCGAGGGAGCTCCCACAGTTCCCCCGGGTCCATTGTGGCCATGCCGGCCATGCCGGCCAGACCTGCCAGACCTGCCAGACCTGCCAGACCTGCCAGACCTGCCAGACCTGCCAGACCTGCCAGACCTGCCACCAGCAGGAACACCGTCAGCAGCGCGGCCAGGAGGTGCGCCTTGCGCGCCTCGTCCGTCTGCGGGAACGGATCCCAGCCCCCGGGACCGTCCGCGGACCGCGCGCGGGTCGCCAGGAGCGCGCTCAGGACGGCGGCTCCGGCCGCGATCCAGCCCCAGAGGGCGATCCGGCCGAGCAGGTCACCGGCGCCCCGCGCGCCGAGCGACAGCACGCGGGCGACGGCGGCCGGGTCGCGGATCGGGGAAGCACGGCCCGACCCCACCCCGGCGTCCACCCCCCTGTGAGCAGGCGGAAAACACCCGTCACCCCGGCGCAACGCAGCGGCAACCTGCCAAGCGCAGGATCGGTTCATGACGGAGCCGGCGCACCCTCCCGAATCCCCGCCCCTGCCCCTCCCCCCACCTCTACCGCACCCCCCGCTGCCGCCCGCGACCACGGCGGAGCTGCTGACCCGGATCACCGCCCAGCTCGGTACGCAGCTCAGCGTTCTGCGCCCCCGACACCACGCAGGAGTCCCCCCATGCAGCAGCCCGCCCTCGTCGCCGTGGCCCACGGCAGCCGCGATCCGCGCGCCCTCCACACCGTCGAAGCCCTGCTCGAACGGGTCCGCGAGCTCCGCCCCCGCCTCGACGTCCGGCTCGGTCACATCGAGCTGAACCACCCGCTGCTGGACCACACCCTCGAACGGGCCGCCGGGGCCGCC is a window from the Streptomyces sp. NBC_01244 genome containing:
- a CDS encoding glucose 1-dehydrogenase — protein: MAVVDLSGKVVVITGGARGLGAAAAQAVVDGGGKVLITDVLEAEGAATAAEIGEAARFLRHDVTSESDWDAALAFALAEFGRIDGLVNNAGIATGQLLEHESVEHFRKVVEINLVGVFIGIKAAIPLMRENGGGSIVNISSAAGLTGLALTAGYGASKWGVRGLSKIGAVELAESRIRVNSVHPGMTLTPMTAPVGIQAGEGNYPGAPLGRVGLPEEIAAAVVFLLSDAAGYMTGAELAVDGGWTAGLTVKYLTGQ
- a CDS encoding RNA polymerase sigma factor; protein product: MQTQSLTVTVSPPAGVPAAEEPEPEAEADAMHEEEAEEAEGAEELEGPELLEKVPTPRKRPAEGSGGAGPSADLFRQYLREIGRIPLLTAEEEVELARRVEAGLFAEEKLGSGAPLDLQLTLDLDKLVVMGRMAKRRLIESNLRLVVSVAKRYVGRGLTMLDLVQEGNLGLIRAVEKFDYARGYKFSTYATWWIRQAMSRALADQARTIRVPVHVVELINRVVRVQRRMLQERGYEPTAEEVAVHLELTPERVLEVLRLAQEPVSLHAPVGEEDDVALGDLIEDGDAASPVESAAFFLLREHLEAVLSTLGERERKVVQLRYGLADGRPRTLEEIGRIFGVTRERIRQIESKTLNKLRDHAFADQLRGYLD
- a CDS encoding molybdopterin oxidoreductase family protein, which encodes MHTSDSVTATHCPYCALQCGMNLRPEPGAVGGVAVEERADFPVNRGALCGKGRTAPAVLSSRVRLTEPLVRTHAGRLEPATWEEALDAVAEGLARTRRSYGADAVGVFGGGGLTNEKAYALGKFARIALGTSQIDYNGRFCMSSAAAAHQRAFGLDRGLPFPLEDIPRTGCVILVGSNPADTMPPALRFFRELRENGGTLIVVDPRRTRTAEQADLHLAPRPGTDLALALGLLHLVVAGGHTDEEFIAERTTGWEEARAGAMAHWPELVERITGVPVPKLREAVALFCAPESAMVLTARGPEQQSKGVDTVGAWINLCLATGRAGRPLSGYGCLTGQGNGQGGREHGQKADQLPGYRKLTDPAARAHVAGVWGIDPDSLPGPGRSAYELLDALGSDVKALLLMGSNPVVSAPRAGHIEGRIRSLDFLAVADVVLSETAALADVVLPVTQWAEETGTTTNLEGRVLLRRRALTPPPGVRSDLEVLHGLATRLGMPKAFPTDAEEVFEELRRASAGGPADYSGITYARIEAEQGVFWPCPSPSRPGEAGSAEAGSAGEEHPGTPRLFLDRFATEDGRARFVPVTHREAAEVPDAEYPLLLTTGRVVAQYQSGAQTRRVDELNEAAPGPFVELHPRLAARIGAVDGAPLAVTSRRGRAVAPARITDTIRADTVFMPFHWPGEGRANTLTNPALDPVSRMPEFKVCAVRVEPA
- a CDS encoding SanA/YdcF family protein, translated to MAGCVLALLPSAWTHASAGPRLRTTADAPAAEVAVVFGAGLWNGRPTPYLARRLDAAVELYRAGKVKVVLVTGDNSRTDYDEPDAMRAYLTGHGVPDARVVSDYAGFDSWDSCVRAREVFGVHRAVLISQGFHIRRAVALCRAAGVDSYGVGVSDVHDATWYYGGAREVFAAGKAALDAVFEPQPRFLGPKEEGVSRALASLAD